From the genome of Vigna angularis cultivar LongXiaoDou No.4 chromosome 11, ASM1680809v1, whole genome shotgun sequence, one region includes:
- the LOC108333644 gene encoding signaling peptide TAXIMIN 2, translating to MGEEGCECRPLGFLIGLPFALLALILSLVGAVIWVFGSILSCLCPCCICCAGLANLAVSLVKLPVKVLRWFTRQIPC from the exons ATGGGAGAAGAAGGTTGCGAGTGCAGGCCACTTGGTTTTTTGATCGGATTGCCCTTTGCTCTCTTGGCCTTGATTTTATCTCTTGTTGGTGCAGTTATATGGGTTTTTGG ATCTATATTGAGTTGCTTGTGTCCATGTTGCATTTGCTGCGCGGGATTGGCCAATTTGGCTGTGAGTCTGGTAAAGCTTCCAGTGAAAGTTCTGAGATGGTTCACTCGACAAATTCCTTGCTAG